Genomic window (Longimicrobium sp.):
GACCGTTTAACCAGGGATGGTTCGGAGATGGAGGAGCTCATTTTTTCCGCGCGATCGTGCACCCATAAGGGCTCGTCCATCCGTGTATTTCGGATCGCAATGATGTGCGTTGTCGCCTCCCTGACGGCGTGCTCTGAACCGCGAGCGGAGGCCGAGAGCGGGATTCCAGACGCTGAGGAGAGCGCCCAGCGGTATCTCGAGAACGCGGTTTACACGCGAGTGCCGGCGGAGGTGGCGGGCGAGGAGATCTGCGAGTCCGCGGCTACGTATCCGCTCCTTGCTCTCGCGCAATATCGGGTTCTCGGGTCCGAGATGCGCGGGGATACGGCACTGGTCGAGGCGGAGGTGTCGAGTGTCGCGACGCTCGAACAGCATCCTCACGCCGCGGATAGATACGTCATTTCGCAGGGCGGTCGTACGGACACTCTCCACTTCGCGCTGCTGCGGGCCGGAGCCACGGCAGGGTGGCGGATCTGCGGGTATGCGCGAGAGTTCATCGACTTCTTCGGGCCGCACGACCTGGAGAATTCGACCGTGGAGTGGCGTCCAAAGGGTGCATCGTGGCTGACCCTGAGAACCGCGGTAGACTCCGTGCGAGGCGCCGCGAAGCGCTGACGGCCTGAGGCTACGCGCTAGGCCCCTCGCGGTCGACGAGCTGGCGGATGATCGTCCTGCCGCCGCCCGCCACCTGCAGGAACTCGCGGACGTGCTCCACCACCTCGGCGTGTGACGGCGCCTCGAGGTAGGCGTATCCGATGGCGTCGCCCTTTCGCTCGGAGACCGAGTATTCGCCATTTGCGAGCGTAACCTCGGTGGTCATCGGCGCGAACATGCCCTGCGAAATCAGGACGCCGGCCTCGCTCGAACGGCGAGCATAGTCGATCATGTTGTTGCCAGGGCCTGAGGACTGCTCCGCCGCGGGCCAGTAGATCACGAGAAAACGCATATCCATGCTCCTTTAATGGGTGTGCCGCGATGTGTCGAGGGCGGCGTGGTTTGTAAGGACCTCGGCCACCATCCAGGCGGCTCCCGCGCAGGCGAGGGTGACGCCGGTGCCGCCCCAGGGGATGTGCTGGTTGGGCGCGTTGAAGATCTTGGGCATCCAGATGAGAACGCCGAACGACATCAGCAGCGCCGTTAGCAGCCACGCGGCGAGGGTCGCCATGATCCCCGACATCAGGGCGAGGCCGGCGAGCAGCATCGCCCATCCGGTGGCCAGCGCCCAGAACCTCTGCGAGAAGGGGAACCACGTGGGCACCATCGCCGACGTTTGCGGCACGGCGGTGAAGTGCGCGATGCCGAACGAGACGATGCAGAGCCCGAACAGTACGCGGCCGATCAGCACGGCGCGAGCGGTCCGTGTCGAGTACGACGGCGCGAGCGCGGCGTACATCATCAGCGCGGCGACGGTGAGGCAGAACTGCTGCGCGAAGCCGGACCACACGCCGAACAGGTGCGGATAGTTGATCATGCGCGGCATCCAGAGCAGCGCCGCCAGCAGGTAGAGCACCGCGAGCGTGAGGAGTCCGGCGGGCGTCGTCCGGCGCCACTGCACGGCCAGTCCGCCGGCGAGGAACGCCGTCCCCGCGAGGTAGGCGAGCGCCTGGCGAAATGGCATCCAGTCCTGCACCGGGTACCAGAACATGGCGAAGTCGCCCCACGCCAGCCCGCTGGCTCCGAGCATGATGGCGCCGATGCCGAACACGTGGCGTCCGGGATTCCAGGCTGATGGGATCATCGACGATCCGCCACGCGCGGTGAAGGACGAGGTTGCCGCATGCGGCTCTACCGACATCAAGGGACGCTCCGTTGTGAGAATCGTACGCGGCGATCCGCTCGCGCTGCGCGTTCAACTATGGCGACGAACGGGGGGCCGGCGGAGAGACAGATGTGGAGGCGCGGAGAGGATGAATCCGCTCCGCGCCACCGCCGTGGGCTACCGCGCCCGCAGCTCCATCGCGCGGAAGTCGAGCGTCATCGACTCGAGCTGGCTGAACACGTCCTGCCCGAGGTTGCCGAAGAGGAACTCGCTGCGCTCCATCGTGGATTCGGTGAGCACGCGGACGTCCCGGAGGGTGACGGGCCGGCCCGCGATGTCAAGCTGTACGGAGGGGAGAGCGTAGGCGGGCACCTGGCGGATTCCACCCGCCCCGCCCATGCCGACCGTCGTGGAGGTTCCCTTCATCACCTCCTCGCGGTTGGCCGCCAGAAAGGGAGGGAAGAGCGACGTCGTCTGGGCGCCGGTGTCCAGCCCCACGTGCATGCGCCGGCCCGCGTGGCTGACCGCCAGGCGGGGCGCCATTCCGTCCAGGCAGAGGTTGGAGGCCGGTCCGGGGCGCGCGGACGGTGCGGGTGCCTCGAGCACGATGCCGCCCGCGCGCAGGTGCGTCGTGGGGCCGAGCGCCGCGATCACCGGGTATCCGACGATTCCGCGGATGCGGTAGCCGATCTGCGGAAAGGAGAGGCTGGCCGCGGGGAGCACCAGGAAGACGGCGTTGCGCACCGTCGCCCCGCCCAGCCTGAGCTCCGGCGCGACGGCGAGGCGCGCCGCCCGCCGCTGCCCCGTGGCCGAGCCCACCTGCACCGCCGCCTCCACGATGCGGAGCCCCAGCTCCACCGCCGTGGAGTCGGTGATCGTGGAGAGCCCCGCGCC
Coding sequences:
- a CDS encoding pepsin/retropepsin-like aspartic protease family protein, whose amino-acid sequence is MKRTFRIAALLALGACAPAPRVAPSPSPDNLAALYRARDCFGLRDALRDARGELSFYRAAEASAFNRPDEAVAHARRFIGSARGGDTLLAEAHSIMGEAHAKAYRYADAARAYSAAVPLARDSAARAEAANAAALWGALAAVPPQTVERAPEVRLETARDRAGLLTTEVEVGGNRIPFVWDTGAGLSTITDSTAVELGLRIVEAAVQVGSATGQRRAARLAVAPELRLGGATVRNAVFLVLPAASLSFPQIGYRIRGIVGYPVIAALGPTTHLRAGGIVLEAPAPSARPGPASNLCLDGMAPRLAVSHAGRRMHVGLDTGAQTTSLFPPFLAANREEVMKGTSTTVGMGGAGGIRQVPAYALPSVQLDIAGRPVTLRDVRVLTESTMERSEFLFGNLGQDVFSQLESMTLDFRAMELRAR